A single region of the Methanococcoides sp. AM1 genome encodes:
- a CDS encoding shikimate kinase: protein MTLTGHAYALGAGTIINAIATWKGSAFGVDLKTFADVELTKNSSSIIGSIENMPQGDTTLIERSMELVLDHFGIEMGGTVLTRTEVPLASGLKSSSAAANATILATLDAIGETMEPMDAVHLGVRAAKDAGVTITGALDDACASFFGGIVITDNRKNELIKRTEKEMDVIIFAPERQSFSSQTNVQNSELIAPWVDMAYELALEGEYEKAMTLNGFLYCGALGFSTDIMMEALKIGVKGVSLSGTGPAYSALVDKDMANELAKIWEECGTTGKVINTKINNEGLMKL, encoded by the coding sequence ATGACACTAACAGGACATGCCTATGCACTCGGTGCAGGAACCATCATTAATGCCATTGCTACCTGGAAAGGATCTGCTTTTGGGGTTGACCTGAAGACCTTTGCGGACGTTGAACTTACAAAGAACAGTTCTTCCATAATCGGAAGTATTGAAAATATGCCACAAGGGGATACCACACTGATCGAAAGGTCGATGGAGCTTGTCCTTGATCATTTTGGCATTGAGATGGGAGGAACTGTTCTAACACGTACCGAAGTGCCACTTGCAAGCGGATTGAAAAGCAGCAGTGCAGCTGCAAATGCAACCATTCTTGCAACCCTTGATGCCATTGGAGAGACAATGGAACCCATGGATGCAGTGCATCTTGGCGTAAGGGCTGCAAAGGATGCAGGAGTTACCATCACAGGTGCTCTTGATGATGCATGTGCCTCTTTTTTTGGCGGTATCGTTATTACTGACAATCGGAAGAACGAACTGATCAAACGCACTGAGAAAGAGATGGATGTAATTATCTTTGCACCCGAAAGGCAGTCTTTCAGTTCACAGACAAACGTACAGAATTCTGAGCTTATCGCACCCTGGGTAGATATGGCTTATGAGCTTGCACTTGAAGGGGAATATGAGAAGGCCATGACGCTTAACGGGTTCCTCTATTGCGGAGCACTTGGGTTCAGTACTGATATAATGATGGAAGCCCTTAAGATCGGTGTTAAAGGAGTTAGTCTATCGGGCACAGGTCCCGCATATTCTGCGCTTGTAGATAAAGATATGGCAAATGAACTTGCAAAGATATGGGAAGAGTGTGGCACTACCGGAAAAGTGATAAATACCAAGATTAATAATGAAGGTTTAATGAAACTTTAA
- a CDS encoding hydantoinase/oxoprolinase family protein, giving the protein MKYSLGIDAGGTYTDAVLISDADGKIIDSTKARTTYPDLLPGIQNAFDGLDQSILKQVKLVSVSTTLATNTILEKTGYPVGLILVGKTDVPKNSAIKYYISVSGGHSSGGNETAPLDLVSVEEFVHAVKNKVSAFAVSSYFSVRNPEHELKVKELITELTGMPVICGHELSQSLGAYDRGITAFLNAQLLPIANQFMNTVASEVERRGIKAKLMMLKCDGSIVGMHEALKHPIESIFTGPAASLVGAAYLSKEPSCVVIDVGGTSTDVSLTVNGLPQISETGAIVGGWQTKVEAIKMETSAMGGDSHVWIMNHVLSIGPRRVIPLCVAATKYPRIIKKLKQGQSISRMKLGENIQPTKFFIRTKQKPIELTQREEELLKRIKDEPLTVSEIYLERTIMPSPMLLDSLIQKRLIQTIGFTPTDALHVLGDYNEWDKEASILGAEQMCIFAEMEVKDLCLEIKRKVAKNMALNLLSYLMETVDSKEIEKGLDGNFFAGFKVDVPVVLLGGPVRAYTEEIKKFVDAEILLPEHAEVGNAVGALAGKGVKRIEILIRATFGESKYNLKPTSISVFSPLGKDEMKNYEEAVVYAEELGNKLVMDYMRDAELDDGDINIEVNKKVINPLDTGVPLETKYAFLGIAELKK; this is encoded by the coding sequence ATGAAATACAGCCTTGGTATTGATGCAGGAGGAACTTACACCGACGCCGTTCTAATCAGCGACGCGGATGGAAAGATCATTGATTCTACAAAAGCAAGGACCACCTATCCTGACCTTTTGCCAGGTATACAGAACGCTTTTGACGGACTTGACCAATCTATTCTAAAACAGGTAAAACTAGTATCAGTATCCACGACCCTGGCAACTAACACGATCCTGGAAAAGACCGGTTACCCTGTGGGACTTATCCTTGTCGGAAAGACAGATGTCCCCAAGAATTCGGCAATAAAGTATTACATATCCGTGAGCGGTGGACACAGTTCCGGCGGCAATGAGACTGCACCGTTAGATCTTGTTTCGGTCGAGGAGTTCGTCCATGCTGTAAAGAACAAAGTATCAGCATTTGCCGTTTCATCTTATTTCAGTGTAAGGAACCCCGAACACGAACTTAAGGTAAAGGAACTTATCACAGAACTTACCGGAATGCCTGTGATCTGCGGACACGAGCTATCCCAGTCACTAGGCGCATATGATAGAGGAATTACAGCATTCCTGAACGCCCAGTTGCTTCCAATTGCCAACCAGTTCATGAACACAGTTGCGTCTGAGGTTGAACGCCGTGGCATAAAAGCGAAACTCATGATGCTGAAATGTGATGGTTCCATAGTGGGAATGCATGAAGCCCTTAAGCACCCCATCGAATCAATATTTACAGGACCTGCCGCCAGTCTTGTGGGTGCAGCATACCTCTCAAAGGAACCAAGCTGTGTAGTGATCGACGTGGGCGGTACAAGTACAGATGTTTCGCTGACAGTCAACGGACTACCGCAGATCTCAGAGACTGGTGCCATTGTCGGCGGGTGGCAGACCAAAGTTGAGGCTATTAAGATGGAAACCTCTGCAATGGGCGGCGACAGTCATGTATGGATCATGAACCATGTGCTCAGTATCGGACCCAGAAGGGTGATACCGCTATGTGTTGCAGCTACTAAATATCCAAGGATCATCAAGAAGTTGAAGCAGGGACAATCAATTTCAAGAATGAAGCTGGGCGAGAACATCCAGCCGACAAAATTTTTTATCAGGACAAAACAGAAACCTATAGAACTTACCCAGAGGGAAGAGGAACTGCTGAAAAGGATTAAAGATGAACCACTTACTGTCAGTGAAATATACCTGGAAAGAACAATAATGCCTTCTCCTATGCTCCTTGACAGCCTGATACAGAAAAGGCTTATACAGACCATCGGGTTCACACCTACCGATGCATTGCATGTGCTTGGAGACTACAATGAATGGGATAAAGAAGCATCGATCCTCGGTGCAGAGCAAATGTGTATCTTTGCAGAGATGGAAGTAAAGGACCTCTGTCTTGAGATCAAAAGAAAAGTAGCAAAGAACATGGCATTAAATCTCCTGTCTTACCTGATGGAAACCGTAGATTCCAAGGAGATCGAAAAAGGCCTGGATGGGAATTTCTTCGCCGGATTCAAGGTTGATGTGCCGGTTGTCCTCCTTGGAGGACCTGTGCGTGCATACACTGAGGAGATAAAGAAGTTCGTGGATGCAGAGATACTCTTACCCGAACACGCTGAAGTAGGAAATGCAGTGGGAGCTCTTGCAGGAAAAGGAGTGAAAAGGATAGAGATCCTCATCAGGGCAACCTTCGGTGAATCCAAATACAACCTCAAGCCAACCTCAATTTCGGTATTCTCCCCTCTTGGAAAAGATGAGATGAAAAACTATGAGGAAGCAGTGGTTTATGCAGAAGAACTTGGCAACAAACTGGTAATGGATTACATGAGAGATGCAGAGCTCGATGATGGTGATATCAACATCGAAGTTAACAAAAAGGTGATCAACCCATTAGATACCGGAGTTCCTCTGGAAACGAAGTATGCTTTCCTGGGAATTGCTGAATTGAAGAAGTAA
- a CDS encoding hydantoinase/oxoprolinase N-terminal domain-containing protein, with protein sequence MQYSMGIDAGGTYTDAVIIRDSDGEIVDSTKARTTYPDLLIGIQNALDGLDQSYLKDIKLVSVSTTLSTNTILEGTGYPVALIMAGDYVIPETHSIKNYIVVEGGHGPNGEEIRKLDIEAVREFIFQNKDTVSAFAISSYFSIRNPEHELQIRELIKELTGLPSVCGHELSQDLGAYNRGITAYLNAQLIPITDHFIETIIGEMERRNIKARLLMLKCDGSVVGIDEAKEKPIESIFSGPAASLVGAAYLSKAKTCTVIDVGGTSTDVSMIENELPELCDEGAVVGGWQTKVKAIRMETSAMGGDSHIWIKNQKPNIGPRRVIPLCVAATKYPSIIEKLKTARVPSRMLLSDNIQPTKFFIRSGKEPTSEFTPSEKEIFDRIGDEPVSISGIFHDKLPSPVFLDLLIQKRLVQAIGFTPTDALHVLGDYNEWNSEASSAAATILGRMTHQNKMEFCQQIKNEVAKNMVIYLMSYLLENVPPEEIRKVIEGDHHTRFKLDIPVVLLGGPVRAYVEDVRKLIDADVILPEHSEVGNAAGALVGKGIKRIEILIKNVRKKSKISNIVFVQGQREIFQTHPEALKYADKLGRELVLGYMKEAGLDAEDVRIEVTRNDITMHGDSLPLETKLVFVGIGTPKRGI encoded by the coding sequence ATGCAATACAGCATGGGTATTGACGCAGGTGGTACTTACACCGATGCGGTAATAATAAGGGATTCAGATGGTGAGATCGTTGATTCTACAAAAGCAAGAACAACATACCCAGACCTTTTGATAGGCATTCAGAACGCACTTGACGGATTAGATCAGAGTTATCTCAAAGACATAAAGCTGGTCTCCGTATCTACAACGCTCTCCACTAACACGATCCTTGAAGGTACCGGCTACCCTGTTGCACTTATCATGGCAGGTGACTATGTAATACCTGAAACTCATTCCATAAAGAACTACATTGTTGTCGAAGGCGGTCATGGTCCTAACGGAGAAGAAATAAGAAAACTGGACATTGAAGCTGTCAGGGAATTTATCTTCCAGAACAAAGATACAGTCTCAGCCTTTGCAATTTCATCCTACTTTAGCATACGCAATCCTGAGCATGAGCTCCAGATCAGGGAACTGATCAAAGAGCTGACAGGACTTCCAAGTGTTTGCGGACATGAACTTTCCCAGGATCTTGGTGCGTATAACCGTGGTATCACAGCATACCTTAACGCACAGCTGATCCCGATAACAGATCATTTCATAGAGACCATCATCGGCGAAATGGAAAGAAGGAACATAAAGGCAAGGCTTCTTATGCTCAAATGTGACGGTTCCGTTGTTGGTATCGATGAAGCAAAAGAAAAACCTATTGAATCTATCTTCTCAGGCCCCGCAGCAAGTCTTGTGGGTGCAGCATATCTTAGCAAAGCAAAGACATGTACAGTAATTGATGTCGGCGGTACAAGTACAGATGTATCCATGATAGAAAATGAACTGCCGGAACTCTGTGATGAGGGAGCGGTGGTCGGTGGCTGGCAGACAAAGGTCAAGGCCATTCGCATGGAAACCTCTGCAATGGGCGGAGACAGCCATATCTGGATCAAGAACCAAAAACCCAACATCGGCCCGAGAAGAGTTATACCACTATGTGTGGCCGCAACGAAGTACCCTTCAATAATTGAAAAGCTTAAGACGGCAAGAGTGCCCTCAAGAATGCTCTTAAGCGATAATATACAGCCCACTAAATTCTTTATTCGATCAGGAAAAGAACCTACATCAGAATTTACTCCATCTGAAAAGGAGATCTTTGACAGGATCGGAGATGAACCGGTTTCCATAAGCGGTATCTTCCACGACAAACTTCCCTCACCAGTCTTCCTGGACCTGCTCATTCAGAAAAGGCTTGTACAGGCTATCGGATTTACCCCAACTGATGCACTGCATGTGCTCGGGGACTACAACGAATGGAATTCTGAGGCTTCCAGCGCTGCAGCAACCATACTTGGACGTATGACACACCAGAACAAGATGGAGTTCTGCCAGCAAATTAAAAATGAAGTTGCCAAGAATATGGTCATCTACCTTATGTCCTATCTTCTGGAAAATGTACCTCCGGAGGAGATAAGGAAGGTCATAGAAGGTGATCATCACACCAGGTTCAAGCTTGACATCCCTGTAGTACTCCTCGGCGGACCTGTAAGAGCTTATGTGGAAGACGTAAGAAAATTGATCGATGCAGATGTTATACTTCCGGAACATTCCGAAGTGGGCAATGCAGCAGGAGCGCTTGTGGGAAAAGGTATCAAGAGGATCGAGATACTTATCAAGAATGTAAGAAAGAAATCGAAGATAAGTAATATCGTGTTCGTGCAAGGCCAGCGTGAGATCTTTCAGACGCATCCGGAAGCCCTCAAATATGCAGATAAGCTTGGAAGAGAACTTGTCCTGGGCTACATGAAGGAAGCCGGACTGGATGCAGAGGATGTGCGCATAGAAGTAACAAGGAACGATATCACAATGCACGGTGACAGCCTGCCACTGGAAACAAAGCTTGTTTTCGTGGGGATCGGCACACCGAAAAGAGGTATCTGA
- a CDS encoding HemK2/MTQ2 family protein methyltransferase: protein MVTITHRNANITLDEQVYDPAEDSYLLADVAIDNAKEGMKVLEVGAGTGFVSAVLQENVDVELIATEISPIAAACARSSGVEVIRADMFNCFKPGTMFDLILFNPPYLPTSEDEKVPGWLNYAFDGGPDGRDAVNRFIEEVPEYLTGNGVVLILISSLTGIGQVKERMETCGFEVETCNSDSCFFEELTVLKGIFGPSGI, encoded by the coding sequence ATGGTAACGATCACCCACAGGAATGCGAACATAACCCTTGATGAACAGGTCTACGACCCCGCCGAGGATTCCTATTTGCTTGCTGACGTTGCCATTGATAATGCAAAGGAAGGCATGAAAGTACTGGAAGTCGGAGCAGGCACCGGTTTTGTTTCGGCAGTCCTTCAGGAAAATGTCGATGTTGAACTTATTGCTACTGAGATCAGCCCCATTGCTGCCGCTTGTGCAAGATCGAGTGGCGTGGAGGTCATCAGGGCAGATATGTTCAATTGCTTTAAGCCCGGAACTATGTTCGACCTTATCCTGTTCAATCCCCCTTATCTTCCCACATCAGAAGATGAGAAAGTCCCGGGATGGCTTAATTATGCCTTCGATGGCGGACCTGATGGCAGGGATGCAGTAAATCGTTTCATTGAAGAGGTTCCCGAATACCTCACCGGGAACGGAGTGGTGCTTATTCTCATATCTTCACTTACAGGTATCGGGCAGGTAAAGGAACGAATGGAAACCTGTGGGTTTGAAGTTGAGACCTGTAATAGTGATAGCTGCTTCTTTGAAGAACTGACTGTGCTAAAGGGTATTTTTGGTCCCTCTGGCATTTGA
- the rsmA gene encoding 16S rRNA (adenine(1518)-N(6)/adenine(1519)-N(6))-dimethyltransferase RsmA — protein MVRKILQKYGIQGGCHDQHFLIDERILDSIAEEANLSENDVVLEIGGGIGNLTERLLEKAGKVIVIELDPKLVDVLHDRFSDNEKLEIIPGDVLKVDLPEFNKVVANLPYSISSPITFKLFEHDFELGVLMYQYEFAQRMVAEANTEDYSRLSVNTHYFADASILMKIPPSAFSPPPEVWSAVVKVVPRPSPFHVDEPEFFLNLVTAGFLQRRKKLRNAIIKGNHLLKVPNIKQIVDELPEEQMNKRAENLEPHELADIANHICKMKNAM, from the coding sequence TTGGTAAGAAAAATTCTACAGAAATATGGTATCCAGGGCGGATGCCATGACCAACATTTTTTGATAGACGAACGAATTCTTGATTCTATTGCCGAAGAGGCCAATCTCTCCGAAAATGATGTTGTGCTCGAGATCGGAGGCGGTATCGGCAATCTTACAGAAAGGCTTCTGGAAAAAGCAGGAAAGGTCATAGTCATAGAACTTGACCCTAAGCTTGTAGATGTCCTTCATGACCGTTTTTCCGACAATGAGAAACTGGAGATAATCCCCGGCGATGTCCTGAAGGTCGATCTTCCCGAATTCAACAAAGTTGTTGCAAACCTCCCATATTCGATATCCTCACCAATTACGTTCAAGCTCTTTGAACATGACTTTGAACTGGGCGTACTGATGTACCAGTATGAGTTTGCACAGCGCATGGTAGCTGAAGCCAATACAGAGGACTACAGCAGACTTTCCGTGAACACACATTATTTTGCTGATGCATCCATACTCATGAAGATACCCCCTTCAGCATTCTCACCACCTCCGGAAGTGTGGTCTGCAGTTGTCAAAGTTGTTCCCCGACCATCACCATTCCATGTTGATGAGCCCGAATTTTTCCTGAACCTTGTCACAGCCGGTTTCCTTCAAAGACGTAAAAAGCTCAGGAATGCAATTATCAAAGGTAACCATTTGCTAAAGGTTCCAAACATCAAGCAGATAGTTGATGAGCTGCCAGAGGAGCAGATGAACAAGCGTGCTGAGAACCTTGAACCCCATGAGCTTGCAGACATTGCAAATCACATCTGCAAAATGAAGAACGCGATGTAA
- a CDS encoding DUF655 domain-containing protein, protein MRKRGTPPEKEDYAWVLDYLPYGSTTDKRPAYQKKPLVQAVGDKHFVLMELVPKEGANPQIQSRVYIGDGDRDEIDHVKHRVHYPELSHGAQLELPHVLEECVRHQEEKFVKFFNEAHPITTRLHMLELLPGIGKKLMWAIIDERKKGEFKNLKDLHDRVGGVHTPEKVIVNRILEELKDDNIKYRLFTVPMHRPKND, encoded by the coding sequence ATGAGAAAGAGGGGAACACCACCTGAGAAAGAAGATTACGCATGGGTCCTTGACTACCTACCTTATGGCAGTACAACAGACAAGCGGCCGGCATACCAGAAGAAACCTCTGGTCCAGGCAGTTGGTGATAAGCACTTTGTACTTATGGAACTTGTTCCAAAAGAAGGAGCTAATCCACAGATACAGTCCCGCGTCTATATTGGTGACGGGGACAGAGATGAGATCGACCACGTAAAGCACAGGGTACACTATCCGGAACTGAGCCATGGTGCACAGCTTGAGCTGCCTCATGTACTTGAGGAATGTGTCAGGCATCAGGAAGAGAAGTTCGTCAAGTTCTTCAACGAGGCACATCCCATAACAACAAGGTTGCATATGCTGGAGCTACTACCCGGTATCGGCAAGAAGCTCATGTGGGCTATCATCGATGAGCGTAAGAAAGGCGAGTTCAAGAACCTGAAGGACCTGCATGACCGTGTCGGTGGAGTACATACTCCTGAAAAGGTCATTGTAAACCGTATCCTTGAAGAGCTTAAGGATGATAATATCAAATACAGGCTTTTCACAGTACCAATGCATCGTCCAAAAAATGATTAA
- a CDS encoding RNA polymerase Rpb4 family protein: MIVKQVQSEELLTVPEVKEILSEIMEERTERGEELGYELRKAINHADMFAKISAEKSRELVGKLLELEKMKPEIAVHIADIIPQSRDELRALYAKERFTLTEEELDTILNLVLESME; this comes from the coding sequence ATGATCGTCAAACAAGTCCAGAGTGAAGAGTTATTGACTGTTCCCGAAGTCAAGGAAATACTTAGCGAGATAATGGAAGAGCGCACAGAACGCGGCGAAGAACTGGGATATGAGCTTCGCAAGGCCATCAACCATGCAGACATGTTCGCAAAGATCAGTGCCGAAAAGTCCAGAGAACTTGTGGGCAAACTTCTTGAACTGGAGAAGATGAAACCTGAGATCGCAGTCCATATTGCAGATATCATACCTCAAAGCAGGGATGAGCTCAGGGCACTTTATGCAAAAGAGAGATTTACTTTGACCGAAGAAGAACTGGATACGATACTTAATCTGGTACTCGAGTCAATGGAATAA
- a CDS encoding 50S ribosomal protein L21e, whose protein sequence is MPTSHGERSCTRYKLKKTVRERGLSPVSKAIQEFENGQMVHIDIDPSIQKGMPNAKFQGKTGKVLGQRGRAYLLQVRDGNAMKEVISLPQHLKPQKYN, encoded by the coding sequence ATGCCAACATCACACGGTGAAAGAAGCTGTACTAGGTACAAATTGAAGAAGACTGTTAGGGAAAGGGGACTCTCTCCTGTAAGCAAGGCTATCCAGGAATTCGAGAACGGACAGATGGTCCACATCGATATCGACCCAAGCATACAGAAGGGAATGCCAAACGCAAAGTTCCAGGGAAAGACCGGTAAGGTACTTGGACAGCGCGGAAGAGCTTACCTTTTACAGGTCAGGGACGGAAATGCAATGAAAGAGGTCATTTCCCTGCCACAGCACCTGAAACCACAGAAATACAACTAA
- a CDS encoding tRNA pseudouridine(54/55) synthase Pus10: MNILDTAKKIIQEGPICDHCMGRQFAKLSTGLTNDQRGRAVKLALAMEGDRISKDEGDKEILEELSSSSVNARKSLRKEGEDEKCWVCLGLFKKLDDWAEKAEIALKDYEYSTFLVGTKMSGLLSENEEILWTESEATHAEQFKSELNREVGKLIAKRTNKDVELETPDILVTLDLANEEVILQVRSVYILGRYRKLVRTIPQTRWPCRSCKGRGCEACNFTGKQYPESVDELTKNPVIEALRCTDTKFHGAGREDIDALMLGTGRPFVVEAVEPLLRTCDLKQVEKEINDRAAGKIEVIGLTFTPKATVEALKSSKADKVYNLKVTFKEQIPEEKLRSAINELIGAQIGQRTPQRVSHRRADLVRKRTVHDIKLNELTENYAMIEVHCEGGLYVKELISSDEGRTVPSLTGLIGTQATVAELDVIGVDI; this comes from the coding sequence GTGAACATACTCGATACTGCAAAGAAGATCATCCAGGAAGGACCCATTTGTGACCACTGTATGGGAAGACAGTTCGCAAAGCTCTCTACCGGATTGACCAATGATCAAAGAGGACGTGCTGTTAAGCTCGCACTCGCTATGGAAGGCGACCGCATTAGCAAGGATGAGGGTGACAAAGAGATACTGGAAGAGCTAAGCAGCTCAAGTGTCAACGCCCGCAAATCATTGAGAAAGGAAGGCGAAGATGAAAAATGCTGGGTCTGCCTGGGACTTTTTAAGAAACTGGACGACTGGGCCGAAAAGGCCGAGATCGCACTTAAGGATTATGAATATTCCACGTTCCTTGTCGGAACAAAGATGAGCGGGCTTCTTAGCGAGAACGAGGAGATCCTCTGGACAGAGTCCGAAGCTACCCATGCAGAGCAGTTCAAGTCTGAACTTAACCGTGAGGTAGGAAAGCTCATTGCAAAAAGGACAAATAAAGATGTTGAGCTTGAGACCCCGGATATACTCGTAACACTTGACCTTGCTAACGAAGAGGTCATTCTTCAGGTGCGCTCGGTCTATATCCTTGGAAGGTACAGGAAACTTGTGCGAACCATCCCCCAGACACGCTGGCCATGCCGGTCATGTAAGGGTAGGGGATGTGAGGCATGCAACTTCACCGGAAAGCAGTATCCGGAATCAGTTGATGAGCTTACCAAGAACCCTGTTATCGAAGCACTGCGCTGCACTGACACGAAGTTCCATGGTGCAGGTCGTGAGGACATCGATGCACTGATGCTCGGTACCGGAAGACCTTTCGTTGTAGAGGCTGTGGAACCATTGCTCAGAACATGCGATCTTAAGCAGGTTGAAAAAGAGATCAATGATCGTGCTGCCGGCAAGATAGAAGTAATTGGCCTTACATTTACACCAAAGGCCACTGTCGAGGCTCTCAAGAGCTCAAAGGCGGATAAAGTTTATAACCTTAAAGTTACATTCAAAGAGCAAATTCCAGAGGAAAAACTCAGATCGGCCATCAATGAACTCATTGGTGCACAGATCGGCCAGAGAACACCACAGCGTGTATCTCACAGAAGGGCAGATCTGGTACGTAAGCGAACCGTCCATGACATAAAGCTTAACGAACTGACCGAGAACTATGCAATGATCGAAGTTCATTGCGAGGGCGGCCTCTATGTCAAGGAACTGATATCCAGCGACGAAGGAAGAACAGTGCCAAGCCTTACAGGGCTCATCGGCACACAGGCTACCGTTGCCGAGCTGGACGTCATCGGAGTCGACATTTAA
- the trmY gene encoding tRNA (pseudouridine(54)-N(1))-methyltransferase TrmY gives MRDFVIIAHKALTTGDFSLNDMPGAAGRMDILCRCINSSLFLSHDLRRDVQVHLVLLGEPDPGKIVRFDGEHIRYLNPDERSAGSLIKKALQKTATEWETRSTPGVFMRRGGLDTLLNEFREAGRKFIYLHEDGEDIREVSDLTDDAVFILGDHVGVTEEEEQMINEQGAQTISLGPIPLHADHCIILINNEIDRTMAEKVQ, from the coding sequence ATGCGAGATTTTGTGATAATTGCCCATAAAGCTTTGACAACAGGCGACTTTTCCCTCAATGACATGCCCGGAGCAGCCGGCCGCATGGATATCCTTTGTAGATGTATAAACTCATCATTGTTCTTATCCCATGACCTGAGAAGGGATGTTCAGGTTCATCTGGTACTGCTTGGAGAACCGGATCCGGGAAAGATAGTCCGTTTTGACGGAGAGCACATAAGGTACCTGAACCCGGATGAAAGAAGTGCAGGTTCACTTATCAAGAAAGCACTCCAGAAAACAGCAACAGAATGGGAAACACGCTCTACACCCGGAGTTTTTATGAGAAGGGGTGGTCTTGACACCCTCCTGAACGAGTTCAGGGAAGCAGGACGCAAGTTTATCTACCTGCATGAAGATGGCGAAGATATACGCGAAGTTTCCGACCTTACCGATGATGCTGTGTTCATTCTCGGTGACCATGTGGGTGTCACTGAAGAGGAAGAACAAATGATAAATGAGCAGGGAGCACAGACCATCTCCCTTGGCCCAATACCACTACATGCAGACCATTGCATAATACTGATCAACAATGAGATCGACAGGACAATGGCAGAGAAGGTCCAGTAA
- a CDS encoding DUF21 domain-containing protein encodes MNDIIIWILIVLCLSQSALFSGLTIGLFGLSRLRLEIEAEANNIHAKKVLKLRSDPHLLLSTLLWGNVGVNVLLTLLTDSVMIGSSAFIFSTVFITCFGEIMPQAYFTRNALKMGASLTPIVKFYIMLLYPVTKPSAMILDRWLGKEKLEYFKETSLRIMLRKHIRSDASDIDKMEGLGAINFLSLDDLSIKQEGSLIDQNSIIELPTVNNRPIFPEVGTPEFEELLQKIAKPAKKWIIAVDNNDHPVVAIDSTSFIRDAIYRKPFYPLRYCHAPIIVKSPKEKIGDVLHKLKVYPVDSEDDVIDNDLILYWNDDDPEKIVITGSDILGRLFRGIVNRVR; translated from the coding sequence ATGAATGATATCATTATCTGGATACTTATTGTTCTTTGTCTGAGCCAATCAGCCCTTTTTTCAGGGTTGACCATTGGCCTTTTTGGATTAAGTCGTCTCAGGCTTGAAATTGAGGCCGAAGCTAACAACATACATGCAAAAAAGGTCTTAAAACTAAGGAGCGATCCGCATTTGCTCCTTTCCACTTTACTGTGGGGTAATGTGGGTGTTAACGTATTGCTTACATTGCTAACGGATTCCGTGATGATAGGAAGCTCTGCTTTCATATTCTCCACAGTGTTCATCACCTGTTTTGGAGAGATAATGCCCCAGGCATATTTCACAAGGAATGCCTTAAAGATGGGAGCTTCACTGACACCTATTGTCAAATTTTACATAATGCTGTTGTATCCTGTGACAAAACCTTCTGCAATGATCCTTGACAGGTGGCTTGGCAAAGAGAAACTTGAGTATTTCAAAGAAACATCCCTGAGGATAATGCTTCGAAAGCATATCAGATCGGATGCAAGCGATATTGACAAGATGGAAGGACTAGGAGCTATTAATTTCCTGTCACTGGATGATCTTAGTATAAAGCAGGAAGGTTCCCTTATAGACCAGAATTCCATAATAGAGCTCCCCACAGTTAACAACCGCCCGATCTTTCCGGAAGTTGGGACCCCGGAGTTTGAAGAACTACTTCAGAAGATCGCAAAGCCGGCCAAGAAATGGATAATCGCGGTTGATAACAATGATCATCCTGTCGTAGCAATCGATTCTACATCGTTCATAAGAGATGCCATCTACAGGAAGCCTTTCTATCCGCTGCGGTATTGCCATGCTCCCATAATCGTAAAAAGCCCTAAGGAAAAAATAGGGGATGTGCTTCATAAGCTGAAGGTCTATCCTGTAGACTCCGAAGATGATGTCATCGATAACGACCTTATACTTTACTGGAATGATGACGATCCTGAGAAGATAGTCATAACAGGTTCTGATATACTTGGTCGCCTGTTCAGGGGTATCGTTAACAGGGTAAGGTGA
- a CDS encoding RimK/LysX family protein → MDTEARTSSRHAFNIELYKENDVEMVRFFIHPIQNNHLEDDPNSNYTEILLFCALVILFSNFSYLE, encoded by the coding sequence GTGGACACCGAGGCCAGAACATCATCTCGGCATGCTTTTAATATAGAGCTTTACAAAGAGAATGATGTTGAAATGGTCCGGTTCTTTATCCATCCGATCCAAAATAATCATTTAGAAGATGATCCAAATTCCAATTATACAGAAATTCTTTTATTTTGTGCCCTCGTAATATTGTTTAGCAATTTTTCCTACCTGGAGTGA